GGCAAGGTACACAGCTGTTTCGCACCCGCTTGACCGCCTCCCGTCCAGAAGTGACCCAAAAATGCTGCCGCACATGAGCTAATACAAAATCGGTTCCCGCATGGTGCATTGATTCGTGAAATGCCTGAATAACACCTCAGGTAAATGGGTGTCTACCCGGTAAAATGGGAATGGAGTATATCATAGGGCAACTTGGCCCTATGACCCGGCAACCGTCCACCAAGACGGAGCACACCCTTCTCGTCTAGGAAAGGGGTTAGTTGGAGTAGCGCCGATGTTGGCCGGATGggtttcttcctcttcaacCGATCAAGCTCGCAGTGGTAACTTTCCTGCTGGCCCCTCTTCAGCAGTTCGTCGTAGGGAGCCTTTAGGCGGATGAGAGCGGGGAGGTCGCGAGCGGTAATCTTAATCACTGTTCAGTCAAATGCCGGTTCCGTGACGCTCAGATGAACGTGGGCAGCCCTTAACTCCTCTTTTGCCACCGTCCACGGCAAATCAATTGGCCAGCTCTCCTCCTTGTCGTATAAAAATTCAGGCCCGTTTATCCACCAGGGCGGAATACTCTCCTCCTCCAGCTGTGATCTCGTGGCAGCATCCGCTGGGTTGTAGCGTCCGGGAACAAACCACCACTCCCCCGGCTCGGTCAGTGTTTGGATTTCGCCGATCCTGTGACTCACATACATCTGGGAATGCGATGACGTTCCACAGACCCAACTCCGCACCGTGCTGCTATCAGTCCAGAAGAATCGGGCGTCACACCTTCTCCTCAACGCGCCCTGGACGAAATGAGCCAACCTGGCCCCCATCAAGGCAGCATTTAGCTCCAGCTTACAAACTGACACAGTCTTCAATGGTGCCAGCTTGATGGCCGACTTGACCAGTCGGATCAATACCCGTTGGTCGCTGTAGATCAAGCGAACGTAGCAGGATGCTGCACAAGCCTCCTCGGACGCATCGGCAAATGTGTGTAGCTCCAAACCTCTCACTTCGTCCGCATCCGGAAATAGGCAGCGCGGAAACTCCACCTCCTTAAGGCCATCAATCGTCCGGAAATATTTCTCCCACCATTGTCGGTCCTCCTTTGTGACCGGCTCGTCCCAGTGGAGTCCCCTTACACCGAGCTCCCGCAACTTAATCTTCGCCTTCACAGTCAATGGTGAGGCGGTGCCTAAAGGGTCGAAAAGGCCGGCGACCTTGGCCAGAAGGCCTACTCTAGTGTAAACGATATAGTCCAGCTTCACTTGAAAGCCGAG
This Daphnia magna isolate NIES unplaced genomic scaffold, ASM2063170v1.1 Dm_contigs021, whole genome shotgun sequence DNA region includes the following protein-coding sequences:
- the LOC123477413 gene encoding uncharacterized protein LOC123477413; protein product: MTRVTFGVSCSPYVAIRTTWRAAEDAGSEMEEAAHAVRNNIYVDDYLDSAGGLDEAIRRATAVQKVLAGGDFHLSHWVSNSAQLLNEVQPRDDAGTMVESTTIQLGADDPEMVLRIVWRPGKDTLGFQVKLDYIVYTRVGLLAKVAGLFDPLGTASPLTVKAKIKLRELGVRGLHWDEPVTKEDRQWWEKYFRTIDGLKEVEFPRCLFPDADEVRGLELHTFADASEEACAASCYVRLIYSDQRVLIRLVKSAIKLAPLKTVSVCKLELNAALMGARLAHFVQGALRRRCDARFFWTDSSTVRSWVCGTSSHSQMYVSHRIGEIQTLTEPGEWWFVPGRYNPADAATRSQLEEESIPPWWINGPEFLYDKEESWPIDLPWTVAKEELRAAHVHLSVTEPAFD